One segment of Anguilla anguilla isolate fAngAng1 chromosome 1, fAngAng1.pri, whole genome shotgun sequence DNA contains the following:
- the LOC118206452 gene encoding T-cell differentiation antigen CD6-like isoform X1: MELLKVAIVLQALSLCQGLQQTISPSQKNVSQSEGTDEPATNQTDAFTPQLSGNCSGTLGVFNHTKWTAVLLTPQSARKVANKICRHLGCLKVSSFRHSALHNTTCLTNCTYSDSKLKNCTEVSQNCTSVTEIVCNSSLAVQLVGSSKRCEGRVEVWNAEKWGTVCDDDWDLEDASVVCRQLGCGSAFRVMGEGGVFGVGSGPIFLDKVNCTGSESNLWDCPAQRRPNCTHKQDAGVVCSESPGAQPTTTVAVTTAAWTTIIGTPDAPSWGPRYSPAEVGCIVLSLLLVMALVVNAILCWRIRKRERGVPVAVEQSRKNLQTTTGQQKNEYRSTEDVHKLPTDSTENDVLLNPRVLHTQHSVDNFSIDSDYEPYDFSVEPPVALATFKNSLRNRGDNRSPTLKPSSLHCLTEEDQTSGLADNAALPECHEDTSRFPTFSGISDTKIKAIPTVDSFDSSSTSSEEFYENTKKEAELHIQEATKGGDAVQSQTEKNHPKLVDSFDSSSTSSEEFYENTGKEAEQHIQEMTGREQPIQPQNKHYSPGLTNCYLQPDPHSQEDSPDSSSTSECYENTGKEAERHIQGDAVPTEAEVREGPILQQTKIHDPGFTNCYFQPNPHNDGDSSSTSSEDDYDIPEGQGKPLSPAVRENCDQSSSDSDYDDVASYGL, translated from the exons CTGATGCCTTCACACCGCAGCTATCCGGCAACTGCTCTGGGACCCTGGGGGTTTTTAACCACACGAAGTGGACTGCAGTATTGCTGACCCCTCAATCTGCGAGGAAGGTGGCCAATAAAATATGCAGACACCTTGGATGCCTGAAAGTTTCTTCATTTCGCCATAGTGCCCTGCACAACACCACCTGCCTCACCAACTGCACCTACAGTGACTCAAAACTGAAGAACTGTACTGAGGTCTCACAAAACTGCACCAGTGTGACTGAGATTGTCTGCAATTCCTCAT TGGCCGTTCAGTTGGTGGGAAGCTCTAAACGGTGTGAGGGGCGGGTGGAAGTGTGGAATGCTGAGAAGTGGGGGACGGTGTGCGATGACGACTGGGACCTTGAGGACGCAAGCGTGGTCTGCAGACAGCTGGGATGCGGTTCTGCCTTCCGCGTGATGGGAGAGGGCGGGGTCTTTGGAGTGGGGAGTGGCCCCATCTTCCTGGATAAAGTCAACTGCACTGGAAGTGAGAGTAACCTGTGGGACTGCCCCGCCCAGAGGAGaccaaactgcacacacaagcaggacGCAGGCGTTGTTTGTTCAG AGTCACCTGGGGCACAACCTACAACCACAGTTGCTGTGACCACAG CCGCCTGGACCACCATCATTGGGACCCCAGACGCCCCTTCCTGGGGCCCCAGATACTCCCCGGCAGAGGTGGGCTGCATtgttctgtctctcctcctggTGATGGCATTGGTTGTGAATGCTATCCTCTGCTGGCGTAtcaggaaaagagagagaggcg TCCCTGTAGCTGTGGAGCAGAGCAGGAAAAACCTGCAAACAACCACAGGACAGCAGAAGAATGAGTACCGGAGCACGGAAGATGTCCACAAGCTCcccactgacagcacagaaaacGATG TCTTACTCAACCCGAGGGTCCTGCATACCCAGCACAGCGTGGACAACTTCTCCATTGACTCAGACTACGAGCCCTACGACTTCAGTGTAGAGCCTCCCGTTGCCTTGGCCACCTTCAAGA ATTCTCTCCGCAACAGAGGAGACAACAGGAGCCCCACACTGAAGCCTTCATCCCTACATTGTCTAACTGAAGAAG ATCAAACCAGTGGTCTAGCTGACAATGCAGCACTTCCTGAATGCCATGAAGACACAAGCAGATTTCCAACATTCAGCGGCATCAGTGACACAAAAATCAAGGCCATCCCAACTG TGGACTCATTTGATTCCTCCAGCACGTCTTCCGAAGAATTctacgaaaacacaaaaaaagaggcTGAGCTGCACATTCAAG AGGCAACAAAGGGAGGGGATGCCGTTCAGTCACAGACAGAAAAGAATCACCCAAAACTAG TGGACTCCTTTGATTCCTCCAGCACGTCTTCCGAAGAATTCTACGAAAACACAGGAAAGGAGGCTGAGCAGCACATCCAAG AGATGACAGGAAGAGAGCAGCCCATCCAGCCACAGAACAAACACTATAGCCCTGGCCTCACCAACTGCTACCTCCAACCAGACCCCCATTCTCAGG AGGACTCACCTGATTCCTCCAGCACGTCTGAATGCTACGAAAACACAGGAAAAGAGGCTGAGCGGCACATACAAG GCGATGCAGTTCCTACAGAGGCAGAAGTAAGAGAGGGCCCCATCCTGCAACAGACAAAAATCCATGACCCTGGCTTCACCAACTGCTACTTCCAACCAAACCCGCACAATGACg GGGATTCATCCAGCACTTCATCTGAAGATGATTACGACATCCCTGAGGGACAAGGAAAGCCACTGAGCCCCGCTGTGAGAGAAAACTGTGACCAGTCTTCTTCAGACAGCGACTATGACGATGTCGCCAGCTATGGACTGTGA
- the LOC118206452 gene encoding T-cell differentiation antigen CD6-like isoform X3, with product MELLKVAIVLQALSLCQGLQQTISPSQKNVSQSEGTDEPATNQTDAFTPQLSGNCSGTLGVFNHTKWTAVLLTPQSARKVANKICRHLGCLKVSSFRHSALHNTTCLTNCTYSDSKLKNCTEVSQNCTSVTEIVCNSSLAVQLVGSSKRCEGRVEVWNAEKWGTVCDDDWDLEDASVVCRQLGCGSAFRVMGEGGVFGVGSGPIFLDKVNCTGSESNLWDCPAQRRPNCTHKQDAGVVCSESPGAQPTTTVAVTTAAWTTIIGTPDAPSWGPRYSPAEVGCIVLSLLLVMALVVNAILCWRIRKRERGVPVAVEQSRKNLQTTTGQQKNEYRSTEDVHKLPTDSTENDVLLNPRVLHTQHSVDNFSIDSDYEPYDFSVEPPVALATFKNSLRNRGDNRSPTLKPSSLHCLTEEDQTSGLADNAALPECHEDTSRFPTFSGISDTKIKAIPTVDSFDSSSTSSEEFYENTKKEAELHIQEATKGGDAVQSQTEKNHPKLGDAVPTEAEVREGPILQQTKIHDPGFTNCYFQPNPHNDGDSSSTSSEDDYDIPEGQGKPLSPAVRENCDQSSSDSDYDDVASYGL from the exons CTGATGCCTTCACACCGCAGCTATCCGGCAACTGCTCTGGGACCCTGGGGGTTTTTAACCACACGAAGTGGACTGCAGTATTGCTGACCCCTCAATCTGCGAGGAAGGTGGCCAATAAAATATGCAGACACCTTGGATGCCTGAAAGTTTCTTCATTTCGCCATAGTGCCCTGCACAACACCACCTGCCTCACCAACTGCACCTACAGTGACTCAAAACTGAAGAACTGTACTGAGGTCTCACAAAACTGCACCAGTGTGACTGAGATTGTCTGCAATTCCTCAT TGGCCGTTCAGTTGGTGGGAAGCTCTAAACGGTGTGAGGGGCGGGTGGAAGTGTGGAATGCTGAGAAGTGGGGGACGGTGTGCGATGACGACTGGGACCTTGAGGACGCAAGCGTGGTCTGCAGACAGCTGGGATGCGGTTCTGCCTTCCGCGTGATGGGAGAGGGCGGGGTCTTTGGAGTGGGGAGTGGCCCCATCTTCCTGGATAAAGTCAACTGCACTGGAAGTGAGAGTAACCTGTGGGACTGCCCCGCCCAGAGGAGaccaaactgcacacacaagcaggacGCAGGCGTTGTTTGTTCAG AGTCACCTGGGGCACAACCTACAACCACAGTTGCTGTGACCACAG CCGCCTGGACCACCATCATTGGGACCCCAGACGCCCCTTCCTGGGGCCCCAGATACTCCCCGGCAGAGGTGGGCTGCATtgttctgtctctcctcctggTGATGGCATTGGTTGTGAATGCTATCCTCTGCTGGCGTAtcaggaaaagagagagaggcg TCCCTGTAGCTGTGGAGCAGAGCAGGAAAAACCTGCAAACAACCACAGGACAGCAGAAGAATGAGTACCGGAGCACGGAAGATGTCCACAAGCTCcccactgacagcacagaaaacGATG TCTTACTCAACCCGAGGGTCCTGCATACCCAGCACAGCGTGGACAACTTCTCCATTGACTCAGACTACGAGCCCTACGACTTCAGTGTAGAGCCTCCCGTTGCCTTGGCCACCTTCAAGA ATTCTCTCCGCAACAGAGGAGACAACAGGAGCCCCACACTGAAGCCTTCATCCCTACATTGTCTAACTGAAGAAG ATCAAACCAGTGGTCTAGCTGACAATGCAGCACTTCCTGAATGCCATGAAGACACAAGCAGATTTCCAACATTCAGCGGCATCAGTGACACAAAAATCAAGGCCATCCCAACTG TGGACTCATTTGATTCCTCCAGCACGTCTTCCGAAGAATTctacgaaaacacaaaaaaagaggcTGAGCTGCACATTCAAG AGGCAACAAAGGGAGGGGATGCCGTTCAGTCACAGACAGAAAAGAATCACCCAAAACTAG GCGATGCAGTTCCTACAGAGGCAGAAGTAAGAGAGGGCCCCATCCTGCAACAGACAAAAATCCATGACCCTGGCTTCACCAACTGCTACTTCCAACCAAACCCGCACAATGACg GGGATTCATCCAGCACTTCATCTGAAGATGATTACGACATCCCTGAGGGACAAGGAAAGCCACTGAGCCCCGCTGTGAGAGAAAACTGTGACCAGTCTTCTTCAGACAGCGACTATGACGATGTCGCCAGCTATGGACTGTGA
- the LOC118206452 gene encoding T-cell differentiation antigen CD6-like isoform X2, with the protein MELLKVAIVLQALSLCQGLQQTISPSQKNVSQSEGTDEPATNQTDAFTPQLSGNCSGTLGVFNHTKWTAVLLTPQSARKVANKICRHLGCLKVSSFRHSALHNTTCLTNCTYSDSKLKNCTEVSQNCTSVTEIVCNSSLAVQLVGSSKRCEGRVEVWNAEKWGTVCDDDWDLEDASVVCRQLGCGSAFRVMGEGGVFGVGSGPIFLDKVNCTGSESNLWDCPAQRRPNCTHKQDAGVVCSESPGAQPTTTVAVTTAAWTTIIGTPDAPSWGPRYSPAEVGCIVLSLLLVMALVVNAILCWRIRKRERGAVEQSRKNLQTTTGQQKNEYRSTEDVHKLPTDSTENDVLLNPRVLHTQHSVDNFSIDSDYEPYDFSVEPPVALATFKNSLRNRGDNRSPTLKPSSLHCLTEEDQTSGLADNAALPECHEDTSRFPTFSGISDTKIKAIPTVDSFDSSSTSSEEFYENTKKEAELHIQEATKGGDAVQSQTEKNHPKLVDSFDSSSTSSEEFYENTGKEAEQHIQEMTGREQPIQPQNKHYSPGLTNCYLQPDPHSQEDSPDSSSTSECYENTGKEAERHIQGDAVPTEAEVREGPILQQTKIHDPGFTNCYFQPNPHNDGDSSSTSSEDDYDIPEGQGKPLSPAVRENCDQSSSDSDYDDVASYGL; encoded by the exons CTGATGCCTTCACACCGCAGCTATCCGGCAACTGCTCTGGGACCCTGGGGGTTTTTAACCACACGAAGTGGACTGCAGTATTGCTGACCCCTCAATCTGCGAGGAAGGTGGCCAATAAAATATGCAGACACCTTGGATGCCTGAAAGTTTCTTCATTTCGCCATAGTGCCCTGCACAACACCACCTGCCTCACCAACTGCACCTACAGTGACTCAAAACTGAAGAACTGTACTGAGGTCTCACAAAACTGCACCAGTGTGACTGAGATTGTCTGCAATTCCTCAT TGGCCGTTCAGTTGGTGGGAAGCTCTAAACGGTGTGAGGGGCGGGTGGAAGTGTGGAATGCTGAGAAGTGGGGGACGGTGTGCGATGACGACTGGGACCTTGAGGACGCAAGCGTGGTCTGCAGACAGCTGGGATGCGGTTCTGCCTTCCGCGTGATGGGAGAGGGCGGGGTCTTTGGAGTGGGGAGTGGCCCCATCTTCCTGGATAAAGTCAACTGCACTGGAAGTGAGAGTAACCTGTGGGACTGCCCCGCCCAGAGGAGaccaaactgcacacacaagcaggacGCAGGCGTTGTTTGTTCAG AGTCACCTGGGGCACAACCTACAACCACAGTTGCTGTGACCACAG CCGCCTGGACCACCATCATTGGGACCCCAGACGCCCCTTCCTGGGGCCCCAGATACTCCCCGGCAGAGGTGGGCTGCATtgttctgtctctcctcctggTGATGGCATTGGTTGTGAATGCTATCCTCTGCTGGCGTAtcaggaaaagagagagaggcg CTGTGGAGCAGAGCAGGAAAAACCTGCAAACAACCACAGGACAGCAGAAGAATGAGTACCGGAGCACGGAAGATGTCCACAAGCTCcccactgacagcacagaaaacGATG TCTTACTCAACCCGAGGGTCCTGCATACCCAGCACAGCGTGGACAACTTCTCCATTGACTCAGACTACGAGCCCTACGACTTCAGTGTAGAGCCTCCCGTTGCCTTGGCCACCTTCAAGA ATTCTCTCCGCAACAGAGGAGACAACAGGAGCCCCACACTGAAGCCTTCATCCCTACATTGTCTAACTGAAGAAG ATCAAACCAGTGGTCTAGCTGACAATGCAGCACTTCCTGAATGCCATGAAGACACAAGCAGATTTCCAACATTCAGCGGCATCAGTGACACAAAAATCAAGGCCATCCCAACTG TGGACTCATTTGATTCCTCCAGCACGTCTTCCGAAGAATTctacgaaaacacaaaaaaagaggcTGAGCTGCACATTCAAG AGGCAACAAAGGGAGGGGATGCCGTTCAGTCACAGACAGAAAAGAATCACCCAAAACTAG TGGACTCCTTTGATTCCTCCAGCACGTCTTCCGAAGAATTCTACGAAAACACAGGAAAGGAGGCTGAGCAGCACATCCAAG AGATGACAGGAAGAGAGCAGCCCATCCAGCCACAGAACAAACACTATAGCCCTGGCCTCACCAACTGCTACCTCCAACCAGACCCCCATTCTCAGG AGGACTCACCTGATTCCTCCAGCACGTCTGAATGCTACGAAAACACAGGAAAAGAGGCTGAGCGGCACATACAAG GCGATGCAGTTCCTACAGAGGCAGAAGTAAGAGAGGGCCCCATCCTGCAACAGACAAAAATCCATGACCCTGGCTTCACCAACTGCTACTTCCAACCAAACCCGCACAATGACg GGGATTCATCCAGCACTTCATCTGAAGATGATTACGACATCCCTGAGGGACAAGGAAAGCCACTGAGCCCCGCTGTGAGAGAAAACTGTGACCAGTCTTCTTCAGACAGCGACTATGACGATGTCGCCAGCTATGGACTGTGA